The Streptomyces sp. NBC_00224 genome contains the following window.
CCGGGACGCCGATCTGGCGGCGCTGGTCTTCGACGCGGAGTTCACCGAGCGCGTGGCGGGCGCGCTGCCGCACACCGGGAAGCTGCGCCATCTCGTACGGGTGGGGGAACCGCCCCAGGGTGCGCCCGCGCTGGACGCGGTGCCGTTCGCCGAGGCCGAGGCGGCCGGGTCCGACGGGCGCGGGTTCGCACCCCGCTCGCCCGACGACCTCTTCATCATCTACACCGGCGGCACCACCGGCATGCCCAAGGGCGTGATGTGGCGCCAGGAGGACCTGTTCTTCTCGGGGCTCGGCGGCGGCGCCCCGACGGGCGAGCCGGTCGCGCGCCCCGAGGAACTGGCCGAGCGGGTCGCGGCGGGCGGCGAGGGCATCACCTTCTTCCCCACTCCCCCGCTGATGCACGGCACCTCCACGCTCACCGCGTTCATCGGCTTCAACTTCGGCCAGCGCGTCGTCATCCACCGCAAGTTCGTGCCCGAGGAAGTCCTGCGGACGGTGGAGAAGGAGAAGGTCACCAGCATGTCTCTGGTCGGGGACGCGATGCTGCGCCCGCTCATCGACGCGCTGAGCGGTCCGATGAAGGGCACCGACTGCTCCTCCATGTTCAGCGTCTCGTCGTCCGGCGCGATCATGTCGGAGACGGTCCGCGCCCAGTTCAGCGCACTGGTCCCGACCGCGATGCTGCTCAACAACTTCGGCTCGTCCGAGTCCGGGTTCAACGGCACCGCCACCGACGACTCCGGCCCCGACAAGGGCTTCCGGCTGCGCGTCAACTCCCGTACGGCGGTGGTCGACCCGGCCACCCACGAGCCGGTGAAGCCCGGCGAGCCCGGCCGGATCGCCCAGCGCGGCCATGTGCCGCTCGGCTACTACAACGACCCGGCGAAGACCGCCGAGACCTTCTTCCAGCGGGGCGACGAGCGCTGGGTGCTGCTCGGCGACATGGCCACGGTCGA
Protein-coding sequences here:
- a CDS encoding acyl-CoA synthetase — encoded protein: MEYNLADLFESVVDVVPDREALLYLDHPGTGAERRLTYARLDAAANRIAHHLIDSGIGPGEHLGLHLYNGVEYLQTVLGCLKARIVPVNVNYRYVEDELVYLYRDADLAALVFDAEFTERVAGALPHTGKLRHLVRVGEPPQGAPALDAVPFAEAEAAGSDGRGFAPRSPDDLFIIYTGGTTGMPKGVMWRQEDLFFSGLGGGAPTGEPVARPEELAERVAAGGEGITFFPTPPLMHGTSTLTAFIGFNFGQRVVIHRKFVPEEVLRTVEKEKVTSMSLVGDAMLRPLIDALSGPMKGTDCSSMFSVSSSGAIMSETVRAQFSALVPTAMLLNNFGSSESGFNGTATDDSGPDKGFRLRVNSRTAVVDPATHEPVKPGEPGRIAQRGHVPLGYYNDPAKTAETFFQRGDERWVLLGDMATVDEDGIVTVLGRGSQCINTGGEKVYPEEVEQALKSHPDVYDALVAGVPDTTWGNHVAAVVQLREGAEEPTLDDIQSHCRTRLAGYKVPRQLVIAPSIQRSPSGKADYRWARSVAVAESTAG